The Gossypium arboreum isolate Shixiya-1 chromosome 6, ASM2569848v2, whole genome shotgun sequence DNA window TTTATACTGAACTAAGCTTTCAAACTCAAACCTCGTACATGCTTACTTATCCTTTTTTTATTTCGCCtctaatatgtattttaataAATGTATATAAAAGATGTGAGATTTGTGTAATTCTGTCCAAGGCTTTCAAAATTCTCTTATatgttaataaattttaattttaaattacattgaaaaaattaaattaaaattatatcttGTTAAATAATCATTTAAACAATTTTCAATtaatacatttaaaataaataaaatattttataaatgaaTTGAGAACATATCTTAAAACGACTTGAAAGTGCATGTTGAAAtcgaatatttttttaaaaaattgatacaTGGATAAAGAGAGTAAAACTACGGCCAAGAGGAACTAATAAAGGTAGTAGATGCGCAATAAACCCACTTCCAATGTGTGAGGGGAACCCACCCTTAAAGACGTCCATATTCAAACTAGTATTGGGTTTGGCATAGGCTGTGAGGGGAGACTTCAAAAAGTCGTTTTTTTGTCTTGTTTTGTAGTGTATGTTAGACTAGGGACTGAAAATGAAGTTGTTAAAGTAATGGCCATGCTTTCATCTCTGACTTTTCCTTTGCCCTTTCCCTCATTCATTCCGTCATTCAACCGAAGTTTTTTTATATTTACGTGTTTTAATCCCTCACGTTCGGTTGCCTGCAAATTTGGACTCAACCTATTCATTTTTCTTACATTATGGaaaatgaaaattataaattatattgaattgagacCCAATTGTGAAGTACTAAGTTTAAGGCAGGGGGAGGGGGAGGGGGAGGGGGAGGGGCTTTTGCCTCCTTGGTTGAAATGATTATATTGTTATTTTAATCCTCCTTAGAAAATTATAATTTATGCTTTTGGCCCTTGCTTCAAATACTGTATATCAAGGTTGGAGATACAGATAGAAAGCAATTCTGCCATTTTGTTGGTATACAGTCTGAGAAATGGAGACCCAAAGTGAGAAAGAAGAGTAACATTTGCTatgtaaaaatattataaatttatatttctggATAAAATATTATGTGTTGTAAGCATATGCCAAATATTATTAGAATCCACACATAATTTAGGTAAAATTAGATAACAGAAAGCCCAAAAGATCTTATTTTTATCTCTTACGAAaagttattattttttatttcaacttATTATTCTATATTCctatttttatggaaaaaaacaagaaataaatgaaaaatccgAGAAAATGGCAAGAAAGTAAAAAGAAAGTAATGCGGGTTCAATGAACCTGGACCACATTTGGGTTCTCTCCCGGTGATCTAAGGTTTCTCCTGCCAATGGGTTTATTTGTttaaaatcaatatatatatatttaaaagtgACAAGGCGAAATATGAGGACCATCAAGTGTGGAAAGCAAAAAGGTGAGCTTTTGAAGTGATTTTAAACGGTCCCTTTTTGGCATTTGCATGAAATAGAAATTCCTCTCTTTTTTTATTGCCCTTCTCTGTATGTTACTATTTATTGTCCTTTCTTTATACATTACTTTTTAGGGAGGTTTATATACAAATTCCATTTGAAGTAAGCTTTAGCTTTAGCCTTGGCCTTTGGAACTGGGGTGGGGCAAGGTGGGGTCTTCCACTATCAATGGCTTCTGTATGAGAGGAGGTGAGACACACAGACTTTGCTATCTTATCCTTTATTCTGATTCTATTAGTTTGGAACTTTCATATGCTTGTTGTTAATTATATGAACCATCTGGGTTCTTTTCTGGGTTTATAAAGCAGAAATTTGTAGTCATGGTATTGTAAATTGTGATTATAATTTCATGAAATTGGTGAGAGATTTTCTAGTTTGTTTTTGTTTCCATTTTTGCACTACAAGccaagagatttcaattaattattcGTGTCCTTGGGTCCCCTAGGAGGGATTTTCAAAATGGGACCCTTAACAATACATCAACTAAGACTTTTATACAAATAAAACTGAAAAGTCTCTTCTTAATGTATGGCTGCTTGTGATTGACTGCAACTTTTTCCATCTTTTCCCATATAACATTAACAGAAGCCGCATCAAATCAGTTGTTCTTTGTGCTTGTATTTTTTGCAAATGAGCTTTTCATGATAATTAATAACAAGGAAATATACATAAAAAGGCACAGAGAAAGAGGTGGCTAAAGACTTAAAATTTCTGGTTTGTGCTTCCCAAACTGCATATTTTATTCTAAGCACCACATTTTTACAAGTAATTGCTTGCATCAATGACTAGATATTGAATGATCTATATGTTTATTTTGGTACCACTTCTTGTTTGCTGTTTATATAACATGTAAAAAGGATCCGGATATTGAAATTGATGCTATTCATATGATAATTTAGTAAGTGAAGATGAATGTTTATTTACTTTTGGTGATAGTATTTCTGTAAATTCTATTACCAGGAGACTCTTTTttgcttttattaaaattttacacTAGATTCATGCATTGTTGATGCTTAATtctctcttttagcttgtaaagTTTGACCTGGAATCCTATTAACACTTATATAAGCAAGATCATATCAAGGATTTATCCAAGTTCAATAGGATTTTGCAATCTCTAAACCATTACTCCACTTTCTTTGGTTAGTTTAAGCATCTTCATTGTGTTCTAATGCCATGAACTATATTCAATTTCTTTGGATGGCTTGACATTTTGATGTTCTGTTCTTTAATATCAATGCTCTGTTTGTCTATTTTAGGGCTAAGAAACTAAATAAGTATACATCAGTGTGGTGTTTTTCATGGTTTGCATGGATTCTTGCATTTTGCTATTAATTCCCTGCAACATTCAGCAGTGCACTTTTTCTGATAAGACTTAATTTTCATGTTGTACAGATTAGTGACATGGAACCCAACTCTGCTTCAAGCATTGAAGCTGAAACCAAAGAGATGGATGTTAGAAGCCTGTCGGCCTCACACCAACACTCGCAGTATCTTCACAAGGTAGGGATTCCCCCTAAGCAAAACCTCTTGAGGGAATTCACTGCCAGGGTGAAAGAAACATTATTTGCCGATGATCCTTTGCGTCCCTTCAAGGACCAACCAAGGTCTCGAAAGCTTGTCCTCGGCATCGAGGCCATCTTCCCGATTTTCGAATGGGGAAGGAGTTACAACTGGAGAAAATTTAGAGGTGATCTCATTGCTGGACTCACAATCGCGAGTCTATGCATTCCTCAGGTAGATTTTGCTATACTCCTAAAACATACATAGAGGCCATTAACTGTTAATTGTTAATGAACCTCCAATAATTTTCATATGTATTTTCTTGGAAAATAGGACATTGGTTATGCAAGGCTAGCAAACTTGGCTCCACAGTATGGACTTTGTAAGTTTTCATGTTATTTATCATCACCTTCCATTGTTAGTCTTTTTGTTGGAGTTGTCTTGAggtttttattattgttttaacaATTACAGACTCCAGCTTTGTTCCACCATTGATTTATGCCTTCATGGGAAGTTCAAGGGACATCGCGATTGGACCAGTTGCTGTGGTATCTCTTTTACTAGGGTCAATGCTTTCAAATGAGATTGACCCTAATCAAAATGAAGCCGAGTATCTGCGGCTTGCATTTACAGCTACCTTTTTTGCTGGGATCACTCAAGTAACTCTTGGTTTTCTCAGGTAATTCTATATTTTACTCTCTGAATTAATAGTATTTGCTTCTAGCATTCACTAATctatgttttgaaaaaaaaaaattaggttggGATTCTTGATTGACTTCTTGTCACATGCTGCCATCATCGGTTTTATGGCTGGAGCTGCGATTACAATCGCCCTCCAACAGCTTAAAGGTCTTCTTGGTATAGAAAAATTTACAAAGAAAACAGATATTATTTCTGTAATGCGCTCTGTATGGGGCAGTGTCCATCATGGAGTAAGCAGCCTTCCATCTTCCCAAGCTAAAATACAAAGCTTTCCGAACttatatcaatttaatcattCGCTACTTCCCAGTTACTAAATCTATATGGTTCTACTTCTGCAGTGGAACTGGCAGACTATACTCATTGGAGTTAGCTTTTTATCCTTCCTGCTGTTAACCAAGTACATTGTAAGAGCCTCTAAGTACTATTCCAATTTACAAACTATTTATCGGGCCTGTGAGCATTTCCTAACTTTTACATGCTttgaaaaataggggaaaaagagCAAGAAGTTCTTCTGGGTGCCTGCAATAGCTCCTTTGATATCAGTTATTCTCTCCACCTTTTTCGTTTATATAACACATGCAGAAAAGAAAGGAGTCCAGATTGTAAGCATCTTTAACCTATAATAATCTTTAAGTCCAATACTGCAATCTCTTAGTTGAATGTTTTCTCATATATGCAGGTGAAAAACATTGAGAAAGGAATCAATCCCTCATCAGTAAATCAAATTTATTTCACTGGTGACTATCTTCTTAAAGGTTTAAAGATTGGTGTTGTGGCGGGTATGATAGCATTGACGGTACGCTATCTTTTCTTTACTATCCATCTTCACCCACAAAGGAAATTAATTAACTGCCTCTAAATGGACCTTTTTCATGttttcatcttttcttctttGTTGGGTTAATTTAACAGGAAGCTGTGGCCATTGGGCGAACTTTTGCTTCGATGAAAGACTATCAACTAGATGGAAACAAAGAAATGGTGGCATTAGGAGCAATGAATGTAGTCGGTTCATTGACTTCCTGCTATGTAGCCACAGGTAAGAAATAAGATATGAATATGATATATTGAAAGTATAGACATGCACACAGAAAATCACTTAATTTTATCGGTTTATTACTAATAATGTTATTTCCTTCATCATCTGCAGGGTCATTTTCTCGATCAGCAGTAAATTTCATGTCTGGCTGCGAAACTGCTGTTTCTAATATCATCATGTCCTGTGTTGTATTTCTGACTTTAGAATTCTTAACACCTTTGTTCAAATACACCCCAAATGCTATTCTCGCTGCCATCATTATATCTGCTGTGGTTGGACTTATCGATGTTAAGGCAGCAATTTTGGTATGGAAGATTGATAAATTCGATTTTGTTGCATGCTTGGGAGCCTTTCTTGGAGTAGTATTTGTATCAGTCGAGATTGGCCTTCTAATTGCTGTAAGAACTAAGAatatgccaactatatctaaaTTTCCTGAAGATGAACTATACCCTATTTATGTTTGATTAAAATCTGTTTTCTCACTGAAAACTTCATGGCAGGTCATAATATCCTTTGCTAAAATCCTCTTACAAGTTACTAGACCTCGAACGGCGATTCTAGGGAAGGTACCAAGGACTAATGTGTACCGAAATATACTACAATATCCAGAAGCAACTAAAGTTCCAGGGGTTCTGATTGTGAGAGTTGATTCTGCTATTTACTTTTCCAACTCTAATTATGTCAAGGAGAGGTATAACACCCTTCTAAGGAACTCCTAATCTCCTAAGAACAAGATTTGAAGATACTCAAAGTCATTAACATCCTTGCAGGATACTGAGATGGTTGATGGATgaagaagagaaagtaaaagctGGATGTCAACCAACAATCCATTTTTTGATAGTTGAGATGTCGCGTAAGACTTCTCAAACTGGTTGTTTTACCATTGTTTTCATTTGCAATTTAAGCTCACATTTCCTAATGTCTAAGGTGTATGTTGTGCAGCTGTTACCGACATTGATACCAGTGGCATCCATGCCTTGGAAGAATTACACAGTAGTCTTGAGAAAAAGAATATTCAGGTAAGGGGcccaaataatttataaaaacttCCTTGAAACAATAAACTGTAATAGGCTTTTTCCAGTTTACCTGAGATATTCCTGCACTGTTGCATAATAGCTTATACTAGCAAATCCTGGACCCGTGGTGATGGACAAGCTCGAGGCATCGAAATTTGCAAATTTAATCGGAGACGACAAGATCTTCTTGACGGTCTCAGATGCAGTGTCATCATGTTCTCCAAAACTGGTGGAAAATGTCTGAACAGTGTAGATTTCCAGTATGGGAAGAGAGGGAGGGGGTCTGTAATGAAGGCTGATAATGAATGGGTGAATTTAGGGGTGTTTTTAAGGGGGAATGGCTGACATCATACTCCAAAAGGAAAAATAGTAAAAAGTGTATAATGTGGTGTGGATAAGTTTATTGTCTATAGGATCCTtccttctaattttttttttttagctttttgGTTTTTCGTTAGTTTTTAACCATAGGGAATCACTTTTCCTCAAAACAGCAATCATTGTTTACTAATTGACATCTAGTGATGTAAGCAAGAACTTTTTGTTTTCTACGAGTTGAGCAACTACATACAATAATGGTGAACATAGACGCAAATGGGTGCTACATCCATTAAGAATCCAATGCACGTTCAGATTTTTGTATAAAGAAAGATTCTGGCACGCCATGGTAtttctctttcctttttttaattGCAGTGAACAGATTTGTAGTCTTGCAGTTAAGGCAGCAGTGGTCCTTCCAAATTCATGACTTTAACCTCCATCTTTTGCTATATTTATTAcaaaaattgaaatataaatttaaaaatgtaaaaCCTTTtacgattttaatttttttaaaaatactatTTATGACCCAAGCTCTCCAATAGTGAAAATGGGTAAACCTTGGCATGGACGCTATCAGAGTAAAATACATTATAATTCCATTAGTAGTTTATTTGAATAGAAAGAATTGAGGGTTGCATTAATGTCGATagcttttataaaataaaaaattgtccCTTTGTGTAAAAGATTCCTATACTCAATAGCTTGTAAAATATATCTATGATTGTAAAGAGTATAGAAATACTGATATATTAAAGATAAACTAAATATCAATGGTTAGAGATTAAAATCtctattttgattttaattaaatttatatttcattataaataatTATGAGCAATTTGTATGTAATCTTAAAATCTTCATATATGAATTGAAACAAGTCTTTTGCGaatgatatttaaaatttcatgatatCATTTCTTACCTTTGGTTTTGTGAAAATATTATTCACCAACTCATATGTCATCAAATTAACAagagtaaaatttattttttattttatatgtggATGATATTCTACTTGCTACCAGTGATTTGtgaaataatttcttttaaaaacttTTGATACGAGAGATATGTATAAAACATCTTATGCCATTAAAATATATAACAAAATGCTTTGAGTCTATCTTAAAAAAACCTATAATCAAAAAGATTTTAGAATGGTTTTAAATGAAAGATTCCTTGCTTAGTGTAGCACCCATTGTCAAGGGTGATAGGTCCAAATTGAACTAGTTCTAAAAAAATAAGCTTCAAATGGAATAAATGCAAAACTTTCATATCCTCGTGTTGTTGAAAGCCTATTGTATGCTCATGTTTGTACTAGATTTGACATTGTATTTTCTGTTTCAAATGTTTGGAAGATATCATAATAATTCATGTTTAGACCTTGAAGAGCTATAAAGAAAGTAATGAGGTACACTAAAAGGACTAATGAATACATGCTCATGTATAAGTGAATTCACAACTTAGAGGTAGTTGATTATTTCGTATCAAATTTTGTTAGGTGTGTTGATTAacaaaaattaacatataaatacATTTTTATGTTAGTGGGCATATAGTCATATCTTGAAGGTGTGTAAAGTAGACTTTTCGTTCTTACTTCTACCACGAAGGAtgaacttttttctttttcttctttttttttttgagtcaCATGCGTATAATTGAATTGTTTTATATTAAAACTTAAATTATTAATTCACATGTTTTTTATCTCGATATTAAGTATTTAGCTATGAGAAAAGATTATATGAAACTATAATTTTACATCATTCCTATCTCTTTCAAATAGGAAAATGACAAATCAAATTTTTCCTCCTGATTTTCAGCATTTTTAGTTGAATCTGAATTTTTTAGGAGAAAAAAGgctaaaaattaagagaaaaaattTAATTTGTCATTCTACTATTAAAAAAAGATAGGGAGAAcataaaattatagttttatataATCCCTTCTCATTTAGCTATAAAGTAATCTGTTAAAAATATCACCTgcacataaaaaaaaattaatagccGGATGCTCGAGAGGAAAAGAGGATGTAATAATTGATATAATTATCACTGAGGAAATGTGTTTTATTACACATATTTTGGCTGAATGAAGATAAAAAAAAACTCATATCAAGGCCAAAGATTATCTCTTGGAATTGGAATCACAATACCATAGAAGATATTGAAACCGCTAGTATGCTAATGGATGCAAAGAACCAAGCCGGAAGAGAGTAAGCTCCTGAGTGGTGTGACGGTGGAGGAACGCCACCAGGCGGTGTCGATGGTGACTTAGTAGATGGAGTTCCACCTTTATCAGATGAAGGGCTAGCTGCAATAACGTCAATCATTTGAAATGCAAGAGAGCAAATATTTAGCTCGaaattttgttttatatataaatcACAGATGTTCTCATCTGTTTTACGGTTTGAATATAGTTCTGTTCAGATTCAGAAtgatattcaggtaaaattttcTCGACAATGTTGTTCAAATGTTTGAGAAAAAAATTTCACTTTCACTTCTTTCAACTACACGTTAATATGTTTACCtcaattttaattaaactttatatttatatttaaattatttgattAAAA harbors:
- the LOC108485449 gene encoding sulfate transporter 1.3 isoform X1, producing the protein MKLISDMEPNSASSIEAETKEMDVRSLSASHQHSQYLHKVGIPPKQNLLREFTARVKETLFADDPLRPFKDQPRSRKLVLGIEAIFPIFEWGRSYNWRKFRGDLIAGLTIASLCIPQDIGYARLANLAPQYGLYSSFVPPLIYAFMGSSRDIAIGPVAVVSLLLGSMLSNEIDPNQNEAEYLRLAFTATFFAGITQVTLGFLRLGFLIDFLSHAAIIGFMAGAAITIALQQLKGLLGIEKFTKKTDIISVMRSVWGSVHHGWNWQTILIGVSFLSFLLLTKYIGKKSKKFFWVPAIAPLISVILSTFFVYITHAEKKGVQIVKNIEKGINPSSVNQIYFTGDYLLKGLKIGVVAGMIALTEAVAIGRTFASMKDYQLDGNKEMVALGAMNVVGSLTSCYVATGSFSRSAVNFMSGCETAVSNIIMSCVVFLTLEFLTPLFKYTPNAILAAIIISAVVGLIDVKAAILVWKIDKFDFVACLGAFLGVVFVSVEIGLLIAVIISFAKILLQVTRPRTAILGKVPRTNVYRNILQYPEATKVPGVLIVRVDSAIYFSNSNYVKERILRWLMDEEEKVKAGCQPTIHFLIVEMSPVTDIDTSGIHALEELHSSLEKKNIQLILANPGPVVMDKLEASKFANLIGDDKIFLTVSDAVSSCSPKLVENV
- the LOC108485449 gene encoding sulfate transporter 1.3 isoform X2 translates to MEPNSASSIEAETKEMDVRSLSASHQHSQYLHKVGIPPKQNLLREFTARVKETLFADDPLRPFKDQPRSRKLVLGIEAIFPIFEWGRSYNWRKFRGDLIAGLTIASLCIPQDIGYARLANLAPQYGLYSSFVPPLIYAFMGSSRDIAIGPVAVVSLLLGSMLSNEIDPNQNEAEYLRLAFTATFFAGITQVTLGFLRLGFLIDFLSHAAIIGFMAGAAITIALQQLKGLLGIEKFTKKTDIISVMRSVWGSVHHGWNWQTILIGVSFLSFLLLTKYIGKKSKKFFWVPAIAPLISVILSTFFVYITHAEKKGVQIVKNIEKGINPSSVNQIYFTGDYLLKGLKIGVVAGMIALTEAVAIGRTFASMKDYQLDGNKEMVALGAMNVVGSLTSCYVATGSFSRSAVNFMSGCETAVSNIIMSCVVFLTLEFLTPLFKYTPNAILAAIIISAVVGLIDVKAAILVWKIDKFDFVACLGAFLGVVFVSVEIGLLIAVIISFAKILLQVTRPRTAILGKVPRTNVYRNILQYPEATKVPGVLIVRVDSAIYFSNSNYVKERILRWLMDEEEKVKAGCQPTIHFLIVEMSPVTDIDTSGIHALEELHSSLEKKNIQLILANPGPVVMDKLEASKFANLIGDDKIFLTVSDAVSSCSPKLVENV